The genomic window TGGAGCTCTGGCAACGGCGCCATCCTTTGCCTGGGCGCAACCGGCGTCGAGGGTCTACCGGATCGGCTATCTTGGGTCGGAACCGGTGCTGGCGCCAACCAATCCCGTCCAAGAGGTCTTCTGGGCTCGGCTGCGGGAACTTGGCTACGCCGAAGGTCGGAACCTGGTAGTCGAGCGCCGCTCCACAGAGGGCCGGAACGAGCGCTACCGCGCCCTCGCCAGAGAGCTCGTGAACCTCAAGGTGGATCTGATCATCGCGGCCGGCGCGCCCGCAGCAGTCGCGGCCAAGGAGGCGACGAGCACCATCCCCATCGTCACGGTGATCGTCTCCGATCCGGTCGGCGCTCGGCTGATCGCGAGCCTCGCACGACCCGGCGGCAACGTTACGGGCATGTCGTCCGCGGCGACGGACATCCCCGCCAAGGAGCTCGAGCTGCTCAAAGAGGTTTTGCCCGGCCTCTCCCGCGTCGCGGTGCTCTCGAACCCAACCGCCCCGATGCACGCGACATTCCTCAAGGAGCTGGAGGTCGCAGCGCGGACCCTGCGCGTCCGCCTCCAACCGATCGAGGTCAGAACCCCCAAGGACATCGAGAGCGCCTTCGCCGCGATAACAAAGGAGCGTGCCGAGGCGCTGATCCTGGTGGACGACCCGCTTATGTACCAGCAGCGCCGACGCATCGCCGACCTGGCGGTGCGGCACCGGCTACCGACCGTCTCCTTCCAGCGGTTGTACCCCGAGGCCGGGGCGCTCATGTCCTACGGCGCGAGCTTTGCCGATCTGTTCCGGCGCGCCGCCACCTACGTGGACAAGATCCTCAAGGGCGCCAAACCGGCGGACCTGCCCGTCGAGCAGCCCACCAAGTTCGAGCTGGTCATCAACCTCAAGACCGCCAAGGCATTTGGCCTGACGATCCCGCAATCGCTGCTGCAGCGGGCAGACGAAGTGATCCAGTGAGCGACGATCTCATTCGAGACGTGTCGCGCACCGACATGGTCGATGCGCGCGTAGCGGCCATTCTTCGAGCCAAGTCCGGGATGGAGCGGCTGCGGCTCGCCCACGAAGCCTGGGAGCTCGCGCATGCCCGGCTGACGGCCTTCCTCGCCGCCAGGCATCCAGATTGGGACCGCCGGCAGGTCCAAACGGCGGTCGCGAAGAGACTATCGCGTGACTCAAGCTGAGCTGCTGCGCTATGTCGCGAGCGTGTTCGAGGACCTCGGGGTCACGTACATGATCGGGGGGTCCCAGGCTTCAATCTACTACGGAGAATCGCGCTTCACCCAGGACATTGACCTCGTGACGGATCTGAAGCCCGAGCACATCCCCGCGCTGGTGGACCGCTTCCCCGCCGGTGAGTTCTACATGAGCGTGGAGGCAGCTCGTGAGGCAGTCGAGACGCGGGGCCAGTTCAACATCATCCATGCTGAATCCGCGCTCAAGGTCGACGTCTTCGTCAACAAGGACACCGACTACGACCGGCTCCGTCTCGACCGGCGTCAGCGGTTGCCGCTCGTCCCGGGCCGCGAGGCGTACTTTGCGCGACTGGAGGACATCATACTTTATAAGATGCTCTACTTCCGCGAGGGCCATTCGGATGTGCACGTACGGGACATTCTCGGGATCCTCAGGGTGTCGGGCCCCGAGATCGACACCGCCTACATCGCGGAATGGGCAGGACGGTTGGGCCTCAACGCGATCTGGGACGCGGTGCTCAAGCGGGCACAGACGAATGAGTGAGCAGCGACTGCGAGCCCCTCACCCTGCCCTCTCCCCAGAGGGGCGAGGGGTTTTGCAGACTCCCTCTCCCTCAGTGAGGGAGAGGGGCGGGGTGAGGGTGCCGCTGCTCGCGCTCCTCGCCGTCTTACTGCTCGCCGCGCCGCTCGCGGCCGAGGCACAATCGCAGGCGCCAATCCCTCGGATAGGCATGCTCTCGTCTTTCTCTCCTTCGGACGCAGCGCCCTGGTACCAGGCGTTCCTGCAGGGTTTCCGCGATCTCGGATGGATCGAAGGGCAGAATGTGAGCATTGTTTATCGGTATGCGGAGGGAAACACTGATCGTCTTCCGGGTCTCGTAGCCGAACTCGTCCAGCTCAAGGTCGACATCATCGTGACGTCCGTCACCCCCGATACGCTTGTTGCCAAGAACGCCACGCGGACAATCCCCATTGTCATGGCGTCGGCGGGTGACCCGGTCGCAACCGGGCTCGTCGAGAGCCTGGCGCGGCCCGGCGGCAACGTCACGGGATTGGCGCAAATGGTCCTACAGCTCGCGGCAAAGCGGCTCGAGTTGCTCAAGGAAATGGTGCCCAAGCTCTCTCGGGTAGGGGTGATCTGGAACCCGGAGGACCTGGTCGCCGCACAAATGTGGAAAGACATCCAGCTACCAGCGCGGCAGCTCGGACTCCAGCTCCACTCCCTGGAGGTGCGGAGCTTGCAAGACTTCGACAAGGCATTCGAGCGGGCGACGAGTGCCCGTGTCGGCGCCCTTCTCATCACGCCGTCGCCTTTGTTCGTCACGAATGAGCAACGGATCGCCGATTTCGCCCTAAAGCGCCGCCTGCCGTCGATATTTCATCTGAAGGGATTCGTGGAGCGTGGCGGCCTCGCGGCCTATGGGCCGGACCGCTCTGACTTGTTCCGGCGCGCCGCCACCTACGTCGATAAGATCCTCAAGGGCGCCAAGCCCGCCACGTTGCCGGTGCAGCAGCCGACAAAGTTTGAGCTGGTGATCAACCTCAAGACCGCGAGGGCGATCGGGCTGACAATCCCGCAATCGCTGCTGCTGCGGGCAGATGAGGTCATTCAGTGATGGAGCGCCGGACCTTCATCTCCGGGATCAGCTTCGCCCTTCTCGCCGTGCCGCTCGCGGCCGAGGCGCAGGCGCAGGCGAGAATTGCCTTCTTGTGCGTGGACTCCTGCTCGAATCTTCCCAACACCAACAACGCCTGGGACCGAGCCTTCCTGAATGGGCTCGAGCAGGCCGGTTACGTGCTGGGCCCGAAACTCTTCCTCGACATGGTGGGTGTGGGCGTCGGCTACGATCGCCTCCCCGAGGCGGCGACGCGGCTCGTTCGTCGCAAGGCGGACGTGATCGTCGCGTTCGGGAGCTTCGCGGCTGGGACGGCCAAGCGCGCCACGAAAACCGTCCCCATCGTCATGGTGAATGTCGCGGATCCCGTGGAAGAGGGGCTGATCGCTAGTCTTGGCCGCCCTGGTGGAAACGTGACGGGGCTGGCCACCCCGTTCGCGCAGCTCGACGCCAAGCAACTCGAGTTTCTCAAGGAAGTCCATCCGCGTTTGACACGTGTCGCAGTGCTCTGGAACCCGGCGATCGGGCTGCACAAGCAACGACTTGCACGGCTTGCGGTCGCCGCCCGCTCTCTTGGCGTTGAGGTCTATCCAGTGGAAGCCGCCACTGCACAAGATCTCAAAAAGGCGTTCGCACTGATCGCTCAAGGGCGGGCTGACGGGCTGCTTCTGTTCGAGCATCTGATGGGGGTACTCGGTTCGGGAGAGATCTCGCAGTTCGCCCTGCAGCGGCGACTCCCGACCGTGGCTTCGGATCGTCGATTCTTGTCGGCCGGCGGCCTGATGTCCTACGGCCCCTCCCTTCCGGGTCTGTACGAACGCGCTGCGGTCTACGTGGGGAAACTCCTGAAGGGCGTTAAACCGAGCGAACTGCCGGTGGAGGAGCCGACGCGCTACGAGCTGGTTGTGAGTCAAGTCACCGCCAAGGCGCTGGGGCTCACCATTCCGCAGTCGGTCCTGCTCCGGGCGGACGAGGTGATCCAGTGAGGCGCTCCCCTCACCCTGCCCTCTCCCCAGAGGGGAGAGGGAGATAAGCGCGCCGTGAGCCAGCAACTGTTCACCGAGGAACACGGGATGCTGCGGAAGAGCGTGCGGGCCTTCGTGGAGAAGGAGGTCGCGCCGCATGTTGACGACTGGGAGGAGGCGGGGCGGATCCCGAAGGGCTTCTGGCGGCGGCTGGGGGAGCTGGGATTCCTTGGGCTGGAGATCCCGGTGGAGTACGGCGGGGCGGGTGGGGATTTCCTGTCGAGCGTGGTGCTGGGCGAGGAGATGGCGCGCTGCCGGTCTGGCGGCGTGGCCTTCAGCGTGCTGGTGCACACGGACATGTCCTCGCCCTGGCTTACCCGCTTCGGTAACGATCCGCAGAAGCGGAAGTACCTGCCGGGGATCATCAGCGGGGAAACCGTGTGCGCGCTGGGGATCACGGAGCCGGGCACGGGCTCCGACATGGCGAACCTCTCCACGCGCGCGGTGCGAAACGGCGACCACTACCTCGTCACGGGCAGCAAGATCTTCATCACGAACGGCGTCTACGGCGACCTCTACTTCGTCGCGGCGCGGACGGGGGTGGGCACGCCCGAGCGGCGCTACGACGGCATCTCCATGTTCCTCGTCGAGCGCGGGCTGCCCGGCTTTACGGTGAGCCGCAAGCTGGACAAGATGGGCATGCGCGCCTCCGACACCGCGGAGCTGGCTTTCCACGACTGCCCCGTGCCGGCGGAGAACCTGCTGGGCGTCGAGGGGCGCGGCTTCCAGCAGCTCGCCGCGGGCCTTCAGCGCGAGCGCATCATGGCGGCGGTGCTGGCGCTCTCGGGCGCGGCGCAAGCGCTGGACGACACCATGGCCTATCTGCGTGAGCGTCAGGCCTTCGGCGAGCCGTTGAGTCGAAAGCAGGCGCTCCGGCACAGGATCGCCGAGATGGGCACCGAGATCGAGGCCGCGCGCCAGCTCCTCTACCACGCGGCCGCGCGCTACGATGCGGGCGAGGAGTGCATCAGCGAGGTCTCAATGGCCAAGCTCTTCGCGACGGAGGTCGCCAACCGCGTCGCGTACCAGGCGGTGCAACTACACGGGGGTTATGGCTACATGAGCGAGTTCCCCGTTGAGCGCTTCTTCCGCGATGTGCGGCTCTGGACCATCGCGTCGGGCACGTCGGAGATCATGAAAGAGATCATCGCCAAGCGGCTGCTGGCGTGAGGAGAACCTGACATGGCCGCGAAACTCCCGCTGCTGTACACCCACGTGATGGGCAGCCACGGCTTCCCCGGCTGGTTCTGGACCGCGCTCGACAAGATCAAGGCGGAAGAGTACGGGCAGACCGACGTCAGGGAGACCTTCGACGACGCGACTCAGCTCGCGATCCGCGACCAGGAGCGCGCCGGCATCGACGTGATCTGCGACGGTGAGATGCGCCGCTTCTTCTTCGTCCAGAGCTTCTACGGCAAGATGGAAGGGCTGGAAGTTTTGGAGCCGCTCAGGAAGACAGGGCTCTACGCCTACGACAGCGTGCCGCGCTACCGGCCGACGCGGAAAATCACGGTGCCCAAGGGCCTGGGCACGGTGGACGAGTTCAACTACCTCAAGACCCAGACCGACAAGCCGGTCAAGGCGACGTGCCCCGGCCCCGTGACGCTATCCATCCACGTCCAGACGCGCCCTGGCGACGCCTACAACAACGACCGCCTCGCGCTCTGCTGGGACCTGGTGCCGGCGGTCAACGCCGAGTTGAAGGCGCTGGCGGCGGCCGGCGCGGACTGGATCCAGGTGGATGAGCCGTCGGCCGCCATCGTGCCCGGCCAGGCGCCCGAGTACGTGAAGATGTTCAATGCCTGCGTCGAGGGCGTGAAGGCGAAGATCGGCTACCACGTCTGCTTCGGCAACCTCCTCTCGCGCCCGCGAGGCAAGCGGAGCTACCGCTGGATGTTCCCCGCGCTCCTCGAGACCAAGTGCCAGCAGTTCGTCTTCGAGTACGCCAACCGCGAGATGGCCGAGATCGAGATGTGGAAAGAGGTCGGCGTGGACCGGGACATCGCCTGCGGCGTGGTTGACGTGAAGTCCTTTTACATGGAGACTCCGGAAGACATAGCGGAGCGGGTCCGCCTCTGCCTCAAGTACATCCCGGCCGAGCGGCTGTCGTTGATTCCCGACTGCGGATTCTTCCCCGTGCCGCGGTGGGTGGCGTTCGAGAAGCTCAAGCGGCTGGCGGCCGGGGCCCAGTTGGCGCGCAAGCAGTTGAACGGGTGACCAGCCCGGCGAACGAACGTGCGATCCCGAGCGTATCGTCGTATGGGGGGACGAGGAAATGCGGGTCCAGATCCAGAGGCGGGGGAACAGCCTGGCGCTTTGCATACCCAAGGGCCTGGCCAAGAAAGCAGCCGTGAGGGAAGGCATGGTTGTCGTCCTGACTCTGACGGACGGGAGACTGATCGTCGAGCCCGACGTGAAGGGCCGGGTGACGCTCAGGCGACTCCTCCGAAAGGTCAGCAAGCACAACCTCCACGATGAGGTCGATTTCGGTAGTGCGCCTGAGCGCGAGGTAAGACGCGATTCCTAACAAGGA from Candidatus Methylomirabilota bacterium includes these protein-coding regions:
- a CDS encoding ABC transporter substrate-binding protein → MNRRAFLSGLGALATAPSFAWAQPASRVYRIGYLGSEPVLAPTNPVQEVFWARLRELGYAEGRNLVVERRSTEGRNERYRALARELVNLKVDLIIAAGAPAAVAAKEATSTIPIVTVIVSDPVGARLIASLARPGGNVTGMSSAATDIPAKELELLKEVLPGLSRVAVLSNPTAPMHATFLKELEVAARTLRVRLQPIEVRTPKDIESAFAAITKERAEALILVDDPLMYQQRRRIADLAVRHRLPTVSFQRLYPEAGALMSYGASFADLFRRAATYVDKILKGAKPADLPVEQPTKFELVINLKTAKAFGLTIPQSLLQRADEVIQ
- a CDS encoding ABC transporter substrate-binding protein; its protein translation is MRVPLLALLAVLLLAAPLAAEAQSQAPIPRIGMLSSFSPSDAAPWYQAFLQGFRDLGWIEGQNVSIVYRYAEGNTDRLPGLVAELVQLKVDIIVTSVTPDTLVAKNATRTIPIVMASAGDPVATGLVESLARPGGNVTGLAQMVLQLAAKRLELLKEMVPKLSRVGVIWNPEDLVAAQMWKDIQLPARQLGLQLHSLEVRSLQDFDKAFERATSARVGALLITPSPLFVTNEQRIADFALKRRLPSIFHLKGFVERGGLAAYGPDRSDLFRRAATYVDKILKGAKPATLPVQQPTKFELVINLKTARAIGLTIPQSLLLRADEVIQ
- a CDS encoding ABC transporter substrate-binding protein, whose product is MERRTFISGISFALLAVPLAAEAQAQARIAFLCVDSCSNLPNTNNAWDRAFLNGLEQAGYVLGPKLFLDMVGVGVGYDRLPEAATRLVRRKADVIVAFGSFAAGTAKRATKTVPIVMVNVADPVEEGLIASLGRPGGNVTGLATPFAQLDAKQLEFLKEVHPRLTRVAVLWNPAIGLHKQRLARLAVAARSLGVEVYPVEAATAQDLKKAFALIAQGRADGLLLFEHLMGVLGSGEISQFALQRRLPTVASDRRFLSAGGLMSYGPSLPGLYERAAVYVGKLLKGVKPSELPVEEPTRYELVVSQVTAKALGLTIPQSVLLRADEVIQ
- a CDS encoding acyl-CoA dehydrogenase family protein; the protein is MSQQLFTEEHGMLRKSVRAFVEKEVAPHVDDWEEAGRIPKGFWRRLGELGFLGLEIPVEYGGAGGDFLSSVVLGEEMARCRSGGVAFSVLVHTDMSSPWLTRFGNDPQKRKYLPGIISGETVCALGITEPGTGSDMANLSTRAVRNGDHYLVTGSKIFITNGVYGDLYFVAARTGVGTPERRYDGISMFLVERGLPGFTVSRKLDKMGMRASDTAELAFHDCPVPAENLLGVEGRGFQQLAAGLQRERIMAAVLALSGAAQALDDTMAYLRERQAFGEPLSRKQALRHRIAEMGTEIEAARQLLYHAAARYDAGEECISEVSMAKLFATEVANRVAYQAVQLHGGYGYMSEFPVERFFRDVRLWTIASGTSEIMKEIIAKRLLA
- a CDS encoding methionine synthase, translating into MAAKLPLLYTHVMGSHGFPGWFWTALDKIKAEEYGQTDVRETFDDATQLAIRDQERAGIDVICDGEMRRFFFVQSFYGKMEGLEVLEPLRKTGLYAYDSVPRYRPTRKITVPKGLGTVDEFNYLKTQTDKPVKATCPGPVTLSIHVQTRPGDAYNNDRLALCWDLVPAVNAELKALAAAGADWIQVDEPSAAIVPGQAPEYVKMFNACVEGVKAKIGYHVCFGNLLSRPRGKRSYRWMFPALLETKCQQFVFEYANREMAEIEMWKEVGVDRDIACGVVDVKSFYMETPEDIAERVRLCLKYIPAERLSLIPDCGFFPVPRWVAFEKLKRLAAGAQLARKQLNG
- a CDS encoding AbrB/MazE/SpoVT family DNA-binding domain-containing protein; protein product: MRVQIQRRGNSLALCIPKGLAKKAAVREGMVVVLTLTDGRLIVEPDVKGRVTLRRLLRKVSKHNLHDEVDFGSAPEREVRRDS